A section of the Spirochaetota bacterium genome encodes:
- a CDS encoding TolC family protein, whose amino-acid sequence MRKPLMMYKWMFICFFIFISSMAFSQNNKPGMDKKSMQNEETIKERLKKNEKLELDLERLLYLVLRNNLDVKKALLNYKESEIALKKYRSKFDYSLFINPDYSSVENSPDNPASIFQGTKTERFNVDAGIFRKFRTGTRVQIGINGIYQNVMGAEIDSSMGSYDLGGKGYQSGFMVSISQELLKNMFGVSDRLNEKILANNNESNKRLVKHYLANLLVEALVGYWNVLIAEDNLETVKISLKSTIDIRDLVIRKQTLGLSEKEELLDWNSKVLQSTNRLEIAQKNLFDARQAVLRTLNLEESTDFDIVQTFSTTAPEVKVQVALKDALLNRADLANLRSNLKNFELECKIASCNMEPALKMKLSAGSVDYSENSYSSTYNDINRQWSLGFELTYPLGNNESEATMTKAMLNYKRGYIELKQLEKEIKDQIDSLVKECEVMFSVYQKTKKSSEYSKSYYNQVFKKFKQGRYDAVKLKLSLDNYINLRQQELKSLVDYNISLLRRDLARSVIFKNFNINIDSFLN is encoded by the coding sequence ATGCGAAAACCATTAATGATGTATAAATGGATGTTTATATGTTTTTTTATATTCATTTCGAGTATGGCTTTTTCACAAAATAATAAGCCAGGAATGGACAAAAAAAGTATGCAAAATGAAGAGACCATAAAAGAAAGACTAAAAAAAAATGAAAAATTAGAATTAGATCTCGAAAGGTTATTATACCTTGTTTTAAGAAACAATCTGGATGTGAAAAAAGCATTGCTTAATTATAAAGAATCGGAAATTGCGTTAAAAAAATACCGAAGCAAGTTTGATTATTCCCTTTTTATAAACCCCGACTATTCGTCAGTCGAAAACTCTCCGGATAATCCTGCTTCAATATTTCAGGGAACCAAAACAGAGAGATTTAATGTTGATGCTGGTATATTCAGAAAATTTAGAACAGGAACAAGAGTACAAATAGGCATCAATGGTATCTACCAAAATGTTATGGGAGCTGAGATTGATTCATCTATGGGAAGCTATGATCTTGGTGGCAAGGGTTATCAATCTGGATTTATGGTTTCAATTAGCCAGGAACTTTTAAAGAATATGTTTGGAGTTTCAGATCGATTAAATGAAAAGATATTAGCCAACAATAATGAATCGAATAAAAGGCTTGTTAAGCATTATCTTGCTAATCTGCTTGTTGAAGCGCTTGTTGGATATTGGAATGTGCTAATTGCCGAGGATAACCTCGAAACTGTAAAAATTAGCCTTAAAAGCACAATAGACATTAGAGATCTTGTTATAAGGAAACAGACTTTGGGCCTCTCTGAAAAAGAGGAGCTTCTTGATTGGAATAGCAAGGTATTACAGAGTACAAATCGTTTAGAAATAGCCCAGAAGAATCTTTTTGATGCACGACAAGCTGTATTAAGGACCCTTAATCTTGAAGAAAGCACAGATTTCGATATTGTTCAAACATTTAGCACCACCGCTCCGGAAGTAAAAGTTCAAGTTGCATTAAAGGATGCCCTCTTAAATAGAGCTGATCTTGCAAATCTGAGATCAAATCTGAAAAATTTTGAACTTGAGTGTAAGATAGCCTCATGCAATATGGAACCTGCGCTAAAGATGAAGTTAAGCGCAGGGAGTGTTGATTATAGTGAAAATAGCTACAGTTCTACTTATAATGATATAAACAGACAATGGTCACTAGGCTTTGAATTAACCTATCCATTGGGCAATAATGAGTCAGAGGCAACAATGACAAAGGCTATGTTGAATTATAAAAGGGGTTACATTGAATTAAAACAACTTGAAAAGGAGATTAAGGATCAGATTGATTCTCTTGTAAAAGAGTGTGAGGTAATGTTTTCTGTATACCAAAAGACCAAAAAATCATCTGAATATTCCAAAAGTTACTATAATCAGGTATTTAAAAAATTCAAACAGGGCAGATACGATGCAGTGAAGCTTAAACTTTCCCTTGATAATTATATAAATTTACGTCAACAGGAACTGAAGAGTTTAGTGGATTATAACATTAGTTTGTTAAGAAGGGATCTTGCTAGAAGTGTTATATTTAAAAATTTTAATATCAATATCGATTCATTCTTAAATTAA
- a CDS encoding calcineurin-like phosphoesterase C-terminal domain-containing protein: protein MPGDEEDGWGQPTPIRQIIVSAACCSWWSGDVDDAGIPMAYQGGGAPRGYMVFNFRQNTYIDEYKATGECKNRQMNISFMTPSFQGWYDQLWDWVNIDPAIRSPSPPVTINDLNSPNLLAKSDLDSTILVANVWNGSRDSIVKCKIDNRKPITLMRDSEYPDPYAFRLHAYVYRYAAGFELWTGAQYGPADPQPLDPWLHARRSTHVCKAAIPTDLEVGMHNLKVITKDMNGNRYVEKMTFEVIE, encoded by the coding sequence TTGCCAGGGGATGAAGAGGACGGCTGGGGACAACCAACGCCAATTCGTCAAATAATTGTCAGCGCTGCTTGCTGTTCTTGGTGGTCAGGTGACGTTGATGATGCTGGTATACCAATGGCATATCAAGGAGGTGGAGCACCACGAGGTTACATGGTGTTTAATTTTAGGCAAAACACCTATATTGATGAATATAAAGCAACGGGTGAATGCAAAAACAGGCAGATGAATATTTCCTTCATGACACCATCTTTTCAGGGTTGGTATGATCAGTTATGGGATTGGGTAAATATTGATCCTGCTATCAGATCGCCAAGTCCGCCTGTGACGATTAACGATCTGAATAGTCCGAATTTGCTTGCCAAGTCCGATCTGGATAGCACAATACTAGTAGCTAATGTTTGGAATGGATCTAGGGATTCTATTGTTAAATGCAAAATTGATAATCGTAAACCCATTACTTTAATGAGAGATAGTGAATATCCTGATCCTTACGCGTTTCGACTACATGCATATGTTTATCGTTATGCAGCAGGATTTGAGCTATGGACAGGAGCACAGTATGGTCCAGCAGACCCTCAGCCATTAGATCCATGGCTGCATGCGAGAAGATCAACACATGTTTGCAAAGCTGCTATACCGACTGATCTTGAGGTGGGTATGCATAATTTAAAGGTTATTACAAAGGATATGAACGGAAATAGATACGTTGAAAAAATGACTTTTGAAGTAATTGAATAA
- a CDS encoding flavodoxin family protein: protein MKVLVTYFSQTGNTEQIAKAIHQEASQSNDAVLQKLEETNVSNVSDYDLVFLGTPIHAGGISANAKEFLESFSGSLKLAGFVTHASPAFEKTSFEVGLKTLDEVTKEKGIKYLGCFDCQGRLTPELHDIVKQSRGLSDEEWSERMAQSDSHPNSDDEGNAKAFAKDVLSKA, encoded by the coding sequence ATGAAAGTACTAGTCACTTACTTCAGTCAAACCGGAAACACTGAACAGATTGCTAAGGCAATTCATCAGGAAGCATCACAGTCCAATGATGCAGTTTTACAGAAACTCGAAGAGACTAATGTCAGCAATGTGAGTGATTATGATTTAGTCTTTTTGGGAACCCCAATACACGCAGGCGGAATTTCTGCTAATGCCAAGGAATTTTTAGAGTCCTTTTCCGGATCATTAAAATTAGCCGGATTTGTCACTCATGCTTCTCCAGCTTTTGAAAAAACTAGCTTTGAAGTAGGCCTAAAGACTTTAGATGAAGTAACCAAGGAAAAGGGTATAAAATACCTTGGTTGCTTTGATTGTCAGGGACGTCTTACACCAGAGCTTCATGACATAGTGAAACAGTCTCGAGGACTATCGGATGAAGAATGGTCTGAGAGAATGGCACAATCTGATTCTCACCCTAACAGTGATGATGAGGGTAATGCTAAAGCCTTTGCTAAAGATGTATTATCAAAAGCATAA
- a CDS encoding Ig-like domain-containing protein, with protein sequence MKEKVITLVISFMLCLISGCGCNDDDNGGDGYFPIDTTPPVITLVFPEDGVGDVAVNTSITVTFSEEMNPVSINDSTFTVSGLAGSVTYEAATMTATFQPSGFLAYDTTYTATITSGAEDLAGNPLNSNYEWNFTTDTAYPRFAYVVNMGNNSVSTYAVENDTGRFRY encoded by the coding sequence ATGAAGGAAAAAGTTATAACTTTAGTAATATCCTTTATGCTTTGTTTGATATCTGGATGCGGATGCAATGACGATGATAATGGAGGCGATGGATATTTCCCAATCGACACCACACCGCCTGTCATTACCCTCGTGTTTCCGGAGGATGGAGTTGGCGATGTGGCTGTCAACACCTCCATAACTGTAACATTCAGCGAAGAGATGAATCCCGTATCGATCAATGATTCAACATTCACAGTTAGCGGCCTTGCAGGAAGTGTTACTTATGAAGCGGCTACGATGACAGCAACATTCCAGCCTTCAGGATTTCTGGCTTACGATACAACATACACAGCCACTATCACCTCTGGTGCGGAGGATCTGGCGGGCAATCCTCTGAATAGTAATTATGAATGGAATTTTACAACTGATACTGCTTATCCACGTTTTGCCTACGTTGTCAATATGGGCAATAATTCCGTGTCAACCTATGCGGTCGAAAACGATACTGGCCGGTTTCGCTACTAG